The Thermus tengchongensis genomic interval TTTTTCACCGCCAAAGCGTCGGCGGAACCGTGGCCGATAAAGACCGCCCCCTCCACCCCCAGAAGGGGCATGGCCCCGTACTGGGCGGGATCCACCCGTTCCCGCACCCGGCGCAAGGCCCCCCGGGCCAGGAGGGCCCCGAGCCGGGCCAGGGGAGTAGAGGTGAGGGCCTCCTTGATCCAGCTGAGGAGGACCTTGGCCTCCCCCTCCGCCAGCTTCAGGACCACATTACCGGTAAAGCCGTCGGTGACCACCACCTCCGCGGTGCCCAAGAAGATGTCCCGCCCCTCCACGTTGCCGTAGAAGCGCTCCCCCAAGGCCGCCTTGAGGAGGGGGTAGGCCTCCAGCACCAAGGCGTTGCCCTTCCCCTCCTCCTCCCCGATGGAGAGGAGGCCCACCTTGGCCCCGGGAAGCCCCGAGGCCTCGGCATAGGCCAGGCCCATGGCGGCGAACTGCACCAAGAAAGAGGGCCTGCAGTCGGCGTTGGCCCCCCCGTCCAGGAGGAAGGTGCGCCCTCTTTGGCTGGGGAACTCCACCAAGAGGGCAGGCCGTTCCACCCCCTTGACCCGCCCCAGGGTAAAGAGGGCCGCGGCCATGGTGGCCCCGGTGTGGCCCATGGAAACCACCGCCTCCACCTCGCCCCGCTTCAGGAGGTCCATGGCCACCATGATGGAGCTTTCCCGGCGCCTCCTCACCTCGGTGGCGTGCTCCTCCATGGGGATCCAGTCCGGAGCATGGTGGATGGGCAAGGAAGCCCCCAGGCGGGCAAGCTCGGCCCGCAGGCGGACCTCCTCCCCCACCAGGAGGACCTCCACCCCCTCCTTTGCCGCCAGGAGGGCCCCCTGGACCGTGACCCCGGGGCCCCGGTCCCCCCCCATGGCGTCCAGGGCGATCCTCACGTTCATGCGCTTGGGGGCAGGTGCTT includes:
- the plsX gene encoding phosphate acyltransferase PlsX, whose product is MRIALDAMGGDRGPGVTVQGALLAAKEGVEVLLVGEEVRLRAELARLGASLPIHHAPDWIPMEEHATEVRRRRESSIMVAMDLLKRGEVEAVVSMGHTGATMAAALFTLGRVKGVERPALLVEFPSQRGRTFLLDGGANADCRPSFLVQFAAMGLAYAEASGLPGAKVGLLSIGEEEGKGNALVLEAYPLLKAALGERFYGNVEGRDIFLGTAEVVVTDGFTGNVVLKLAEGEAKVLLSWIKEALTSTPLARLGALLARGALRRVRERVDPAQYGAMPLLGVEGAVFIGHGSADALAVKNALLRARSLVAAGLLDRVRAGLSALHV